The region ATAATAACATTAAGTATGCAAATTATTATGCCTGACTATTCTTGCAAATAGTAAGTTTGCTTATCCTTTGTTTTATAGTTTGTAGTTTTTGATAATTTACTTGGTGTAGAAGGCTGCCCTAATTCTTGATGACCGGAAAATGTGTTAAAAATCCAGCTGAAAATGCAATTTAAGATGaaagatttaagaaaaactcgTTTTATACTAAGATGTGAAAGATTTCAGGTTCATTTGAGATTGTCAAATAACTAATCATCCAAAAAGTTAAAGTTGCTAGGTGAGACTATAATTGTagtattattgtttttaaaataatttgcacATGAATGTTCATTGAGTTTGAAACATGATCTAATACATATCCACCGTATACTGTGCTAAAACATTTAATTAATCATAGAAGGTTGACAATGTTCGAATTCATAACTTTCGATCATTGAAACTTTGATATCATGTCAAATATTACGTtaactcaaaattataaaactgtTTCTTTTAAGAACTAATAGCAAAGAGCAGTAGCATAAGAAATGACATCAACATTATAGGAACGCATACACTAATTCATTTCTCTTAGGTTAATTTCAGCTTTAGTTCTCAAATTCGTGTTTTCAATTGTCTTCAAACTTGAGGGATGTATATTTAAGTTGAATAACAAGTTTATTATGTTATCCTTACATTTTATAATTACAGAACTAGCAAACTGAACAATTTCTAACATAATCTACTAAAACTTCTAAGAAAACTGCAACCAAAATCCTGACAATGTGATTTTACCAAGCTCGAGACATCAGGTAAAAGCTGCAGCGAAGTCTATAAAGTTTaggattcaatttttttttctgatcAATTCTGATTCACAATTATTGTGATTCAACGGTAAGGGCTGCTGCTTTGCCCTTTTACCAGAGAATGATATACTCCGCCACGACCCGACGACATGAGTTCATTGTGGGAGCCTTCTTCCACAATTCTCCCATTTTTGAGAACTGCAATGATGTTGGATTTCTGTATAGTTGATAGCCTGTGCGCAATAACTACGCATGTTCTTCCGACCATCATTTTCTCGAGTGCTTCTTGAACTAAATTCTCTGAGACGCTGTCTAGAGCGCTGGTAGCCTCGTCTAATAGAAGGATTGATGGGTTCTTGAGTATGGCACGGGCGAGTGCTATCCTCTGTTTTTGACCTCCTGATAGCTGAACTCCTCTTTCTCCACAGTATGTATCATACCCATCTTTCATTCCACTGTAAAATAGGCAGAAATAGATGATGAAACATAACCCAACCAAAATTCTAAAAAAGTGCATAATAAACGAACCAAACCGATTATTTTTAGTTCGGAGCAGTTCAGTTTTCATTAAGTTCGATTTTCCTGTCGTTTGGCGCTCACCCCTAGAAGACTATAACATCTTCTTTCCTGTTGAGTTATTGAATTTGTCATACCTGATGAATTCATCTGCATTGGCACGACGAGCAGCTTTTCGTATTTCCGATTCTCTTGCGTTCTGTTTACCGTAAGCAATGTTCTCCCTGATAGTTCCAGCAAATAAGGTCGGTTCCTGACTGACTAATGCAATATGAGCTCTAAGCATCCTCAGATTGTAGTTTTTGACATCCTGTCCATCAATTAAAACTGATCCCTTTATTGGATCATAAAATCTTTCAATAAGGCCAATGATGGTAGATTTTCCTGAACCACTTGGTCCCACTAGTGCCACTGTCTTCCCTGAATCAATTTTAACGTTCAGACCCTTGAAGATCATCTGATCAGGTCGTGACGGATATGCAAAGAACACATTTTTAACATCGACACGGCCTCTTATCTCTTTCTTAATGTCTGAACCAAATGAATTTTCCGGATCAATCTCGCTCTTCCTGTCTAGGATTGCGAACACTGCTCGAATTGCATCGCCTCCTTTAGATAAATCATTAGTCATACTGCCGGCTTCTGCAATGACGTAAGCAGTGAAAAGAAGTATCAAAAACGCTTGAAAAAGGTGCTCGGGTGATATGGACCCGTCAGTTAGGAGTCTTCCGCCGTACCAGTAAGCTAATGCAGTAGAAGCTGTGTTGAAAAACTGAGCACTGAAAAGACCAAAACCCGAGAGCCAGGCGTGTTTAACGCTCTCCTCTTTAGGACCTTTCAAAGTGTTTTTGAATATCCCTAAGATTCTCTTCTGAGAAGAGAATGCAGTTATTGTTCTGTGGTTTATTACAGCCTCACTTGCTACTTGGCTTCCTTCTTTTTGTGCTTTTTGCGCCTTCCCGGCCATACTTTTCATTAATACACTCCGTAAATAGTAGCTTCCGACGACTAATGGTTGCACCGCGATCATGACAAGTGCCAGTCTCCATGACAGGACAAGTGCTATTGCATAAGCTAAAATAGAACCAAAAATTGCTTGAACCAACAATGACATTCGATCTCCAACGAGTGATCGAACCATGTTGGCTTCAGTTGCAAATTTTGCACAAATTGCTGCACTCGTGTTATTGTCATCATCGAACCATCCTATCTCAAAAGTCATCAGCTTTGCGAGAAGTTTCTCTCGTACTCTTTCCGTCAACTTTTCTCCCATAACTGCAAAGTTGTAGTGTTGGAGAAGACCGCTGATGAAGTTGAGAACAGCAATGCCTAAGAAAACAAAGGACAGGATCCTCGATTTGTGCTTTATAGCAGATTTATCAGTGCGGAAGTAATTTGCTATAAGCGATCCTACACAGTAAGCATTAATGGGTTGAACTGCCCCAGAGCCTATTGCAGCTAAGGATCCAATCAAAGCTGTACTCCATTCCGGTGCATTCATTTTCAGCAGTCTCCATTGAGATGGAGCAGGATAGTTCGCTCCCTTGAGGCCATAATCCGCACTGTCATCATCAGGATCATACGCTACTGAATAGGAATAGGGGGTGCCAAAGGAGAACGCGGGGCTGAAAGGGTGAAACCCCGGAGTGCTTTTAGCAGTCGATCTTATACTAATCGGACTTGGCGCAACATTCATCTTATTGAATTTTCTCGGATCATCGTTGTTATAACTAAAATCATTTGGAGCTTCATTTTCTGCTGCCATCTGCTGCAACTGCACCATCCGGTTGTATTCTCCTCCCTGCCCGTCATTTATTTGCATCAGCTCTTGATGAGACCCCGATTCAATTACTCTTCCCTCTTGAAGAACCACGATTACATTCGCTGTCCTGATTGTGGAAAGGCGGTGAGCAATGGTGATTGTCGTCCTTCCTTTCGACGCCTGATCAATCGCCTCTTGTACTAATCTTTCAGATTGTGTGTCAAGTGCACTCGTTGCCTCATCGAGTAACAAAATTTTCGGGTCCCGGATTACTGCTCTTGCTATAGCAATTCGCTGCTTTTGCCCTCCTGACATCTGGAATCCGAATTGGCCAACCTGCAAACGATCAAAACTCATGTCATTATCACGAACTATGTTTAATTAGTCGAGGTATGTATAGTTTCTTGAGTTAGCTTACCTGAGTTTCGTATCCATCCGGCAACTTAACGATGAAGTCGTGAGCGTTTGCAGCTTTAGCGGAACTTATAACATCATCCATTGATGCTCCTTCTttcccgaacaatatgttttcTTTAATAGAAGTAGCAAAGAGAACTGGTTCTTGATTAACCAGACCCATTTGAGATCTCAACCATTTCAACTGAAGTCTGCGTATTTTGTAACCATCCAACAGAACTTCTCCTTCAATTGGATCATAAAATCTTTGAAGCAATGAAATGATTGTAGATTTTCCTGAACCACTGCCACCTACAAGACCAACAGTTCTACCGGCTGGAATTGTGAGGTTCAATCCCTGAAAGATTGCTGTATCAGGTCTTGATGGGTAACTAAAATATATGTCTTTAAATTCTATTTCTCCTCTTACGTACGACAATGCCTTCCCTTTCTTGTCTTCGGAATCTATACTCGGATTTCGATCCATCATTTCGAAAATACGAGTAGCGGCCAGTTTTGCCTCTGTGATGGAAGTTAGATTCGGAAGTGCACCTAAAACACTCCTGCAAACACATAATGAAACTATTAACTTCTAAACCtcaaaaataatttctttttcttttttattagcGGAACTGCAATCTGTGTAGCATGAAAACGAAAACGCTAaaacaattgaaacaaaaacaatGAGAAAAATACATTTTATGTAAAACTATGTTAtaaatgtaaagttttaaagtttCAGATGCATTTTCGGAAATGGAAATAAAACGCCATAATTGGATTTGAAGGTTTTTGTGCAATATAGATTGCAATCGTGTTCAAATCTGTAATCtaatttgttttcttattttgttaAATGAGCTACAATGAAATTCCAATGGAAAAaggatattttatataaaattatgttaaaaatatAGAGTTTCGAAGTGATTTCGGAAATGGAAATAAAATGCAAAACATAATATTCAAAAAGTTAATGTGCAACGGAGGCTAAACCGAGTTCAAACTCGTAATCTACTTTCCAGTAAGATGGCTGCAGTACTAGCCAAAGCTCAATCAAATGGAAACTTACAATCCTCCCATAATGACATTGATTCCGGCTACAAAGATGGATCCGCCCTTTTCGCCTTTTTCGGTTACCAAATAAGTACCAATCCAAGCCTGAAAAGCCCAACCTACATAGATTATTCCCATACTGCCCATCATCAAGCCCTTAGCAAAACCCATTTTTATGCCTAATTCCATTGTGTTTTGCAGTGCACTGC is a window of Mercurialis annua linkage group LG2, ddMerAnnu1.2, whole genome shotgun sequence DNA encoding:
- the LOC126667640 gene encoding putative multidrug resistance protein, which produces MGGKDGMFRYADSTDKLLMLFGALGSIGDGLQYPLMMYVLSHVINEFGNPNVILNKETVDRYSLKLLYVAIAVGFSAFVEGMCWTRTAERQTSRMRTEYLKSVLRQEVGFFDTQEAGTSTTYQVVSTISNDANAIQVAICDKIPNCLMYMSTFVFCLGTSFVLSWKLTLAALPLTVMFIVPGLVFGKLMMDTIMKMIGSYAVAGGIVEQAISSIRTVYSYVAESHTLDRFSSALQNTMELGIKMGFAKGLMMGSMGIIYVGWAFQAWIGTYLVTEKGEKGGSIFVAGINVIMGGLSVLGALPNLTSITEAKLAATRIFEMMDRNPSIDSEDKKGKALSYVRGEIEFKDIYFSYPSRPDTAIFQGLNLTIPAGRTVGLVGGSGSGKSTIISLLQRFYDPIEGEVLLDGYKIRRLQLKWLRSQMGLVNQEPVLFATSIKENILFGKEGASMDDVISSAKAANAHDFIVKLPDGYETQVGQFGFQMSGGQKQRIAIARAVIRDPKILLLDEATSALDTQSERLVQEAIDQASKGRTTITIAHRLSTIRTANVIVVLQEGRVIESGSHQELMQINDGQGGEYNRMVQLQQMAAENEAPNDFSYNNDDPRKFNKMNVAPSPISIRSTAKSTPGFHPFSPAFSFGTPYSYSVAYDPDDDSADYGLKGANYPAPSQWRLLKMNAPEWSTALIGSLAAIGSGAVQPINAYCVGSLIANYFRTDKSAIKHKSRILSFVFLGIAVLNFISGLLQHYNFAVMGEKLTERVREKLLAKLMTFEIGWFDDDNNTSAAICAKFATEANMVRSLVGDRMSLLVQAIFGSILAYAIALVLSWRLALVMIAVQPLVVGSYYLRSVLMKSMAGKAQKAQKEGSQVASEAVINHRTITAFSSQKRILGIFKNTLKGPKEESVKHAWLSGFGLFSAQFFNTASTALAYWYGGRLLTDGSISPEHLFQAFLILLFTAYVIAEAGSMTNDLSKGGDAIRAVFAILDRKSEIDPENSFGSDIKKEIRGRVDVKNVFFAYPSRPDQMIFKGLNVKIDSGKTVALVGPSGSGKSTIIGLIERFYDPIKGSVLIDGQDVKNYNLRMLRAHIALVSQEPTLFAGTIRENIAYGKQNARESEIRKAARRANADEFISGMKDGYDTYCGERGVQLSGGQKQRIALARAILKNPSILLLDEATSALDSVSENLVQEALEKMMVGRTCVVIAHRLSTIQKSNIIAVLKNGRIVEEGSHNELMSSGRGGVYHSLVKGQSSSPYR